The Vicia villosa cultivar HV-30 ecotype Madison, WI linkage group LG1, Vvil1.0, whole genome shotgun sequence genome includes a region encoding these proteins:
- the LOC131644629 gene encoding serine/threonine protein phosphatase 2A 57 kDa regulatory subunit B' beta isoform-like, giving the protein MFKKIMKGGHKKPSKSDSHDPPPSGNNRNSAPVVVNHASRGGAGGTSAANSSAMAMTPASGTMEPVPLFRDVPVSDKQNLFLKKLHICCFSLDFTDTMKNVREKEIKRQALMELVEFIQSGSGKISESCQEEMIRMISINIFRCLPPASHENTGQEPTDPEEDEPSLEPAWPHLQLVYELLLRYVVSSDTDTKVAKRYIDHSFVLKLLDLFDSEDPREREYLKTILHRIYGKFMVHRPFIRKAINNIFYRFIYETERHCGIGELLEILGSIINGFALPMKEEHKLFLVRALLPLHKPKSVVMYHQQLSYCITQFVEKDFKLADTVIRGLLKYWPVTNCQKEILFLGELEEVLEATQAAEFQRCMVQLFKQISRCLNSSFQVAERALFLWNNERIVTLIAQNRTVILPIIFEAFERNIEGHWNQAVHGLTVNVRKMFIEMDADLFEECQRQYAEKQAKAQEEAEQRELTWKRLAEAAAQNGVDDMVTD; this is encoded by the exons ATGTTCAAGAAAATCATGAAAGGAGGGCATAAAAAGCCCTCCAAATCGGACTCCCATGATCCTCCTCCGTCAGGGAATAATCGGAATTCAGCGCCTGTTGTTGTTAACCACGCCTCACGCGGTGGCGCTGGAGGAACCTCTGCTGCTAATTCCTCCGCGATGGCCATGACTCCAGCTTCCGGTACAATGGAACCCGTTCCTTTGTTCCGCGACGTGCCGGTTTCGGATAAGCAGAATCTCTTCCTCAAGAAGCTTCACATATGCTGCTTCTCGCTTGATTTCACCGATACGATGAAGAATGTTCGGGAGAAAGAGATCAAGCGGCAAGCTTTGATGGAGCTAGTGGAGTTTATTCAATCAGGTTCGGGGAAGATATCTGAGAGTTGTCAGGAAGAGATGATTAGAATGATATCTATCAATATTTTTCGATGTTTGCCTCCGGCTTCTCATGAGAATACTGGTCAAGAGCCTACTGATCCGGAAGAGGATGAGCCGAGCTTGGAGCCAGCTTGGCCTCACTTGCAGCTAGTTTATGAGCTTCTCCTTAGATATGTGGTTTCTTCTGATACTGATACCAAGGTTGCTAAACGGTACATTGATCATTCGTTTGTGCTCAAGTTGCTTGATTTGTTTGATTCTGAAGACCCGCGTGAGCGCGAGTATTTGAAAACCATTCTACATCGTATATATGGGAAATTCATGGTTCATAGGCCGTTTATTAGGAAAGCGATTAACAACATTTTTTATCGGTTTATATATGAGACTGAGAGACACTGTGGTATTGGGGAGCTTTTGGAGATTCTTGGTAGCATTATTAATGGGTTTGCTTTGCCCATGAAAGAGGAGCATAAGTTGTTTCTTGTTAGGGCTCTTTTGCCTCTGCATAAACCTAAATCGGTTGTTATGTACCACCAGCAGTTGTCTTACTGCATAACTCAGTTTGTGGAGAAAGATTTCAAGCTGGCTGATACGGTTATTAGGGGCTTGTTGAAGTATTGGCCTGTCACCAATTGTCAGAAGGAAATTCTCTTTCTTGGAGAACTTGAGGAAGTGTTGGAGGCTACACAGGCTGCTGAATTCCAACGATGCATGGTTCAACTTTTCAAACAGATTTCCCGCTGCCTCAACAGTTCCTTTCAG GTTGCAGAGCGAGCCCTCTTTTTATGGAATAACGAGCGTATTGTGACCTTAATTGCTCAAAACAGGACTGTAATATTACCAATAATATTTGAAGCTTTCGAGAGAAATATTGAGGGTCACTGGAACCAGGCAGTTCACGGGCTGACCGTGAATGTTCGCAAAATGTTCATCGAAATGGATGCAGACTTATTCGAAGAGTGCCAGAGGCAATATGCAGAGAAACAGGCAAAAGCCCAAGAAGAGGCAGAACAGAGAGAATTGACCTGGAAGAGACTCGCAGAAGCGGCTGCACAGAACGGGGTGGACGACATGGTGACAGATTAG